Proteins from one Halovivax limisalsi genomic window:
- a CDS encoding cation:proton antiporter produces MAEVSLFAVGVLFTTAAIGGVVADRLGQSVIPFYILGGMGLGPFVLGRAPEVLPAIEVAGVDLVAQASTLAVDGSAGFVELGAELGIVLLLFFLGLEFNLERLFASRRKIGTAGTIDLLNFVVGFALGWVLFDGAFAAFLVAGIVYISSSAIITKSLIDLGWIANDEANPILGILVFEDLFIAIYLAIATALATGGGGAGEALSSVAVGMGFILALLAFVAVGDAVFQRLLEDASHEITVIRTLGVTILIAGGAYALGVSEAVAAFFVGMGFSATDHVHDLERLLEPLRDAFAALFFLWIGLLTDPTTFGPVLGLIAVAVVLTTGSKLVSAYWGGRVYGLSPRRSIRVALGLTTRGEFSLIVASVALTAGANGVVPNGVADEIYALAVGYVLAMSILGTTLMGYSDRIESALVPRLPGGSTPAGAGGE; encoded by the coding sequence ATGGCCGAGGTGAGCCTGTTCGCGGTCGGCGTCCTGTTCACCACGGCCGCGATCGGCGGCGTCGTCGCCGACCGGCTCGGCCAGTCGGTGATCCCGTTCTACATCCTCGGCGGGATGGGACTCGGGCCGTTCGTCCTCGGACGAGCCCCCGAGGTCCTGCCCGCCATCGAGGTCGCGGGTGTCGATCTGGTCGCGCAGGCGAGCACCCTCGCGGTCGACGGGTCGGCCGGCTTCGTCGAACTCGGCGCCGAACTCGGGATCGTCCTCCTGCTGTTCTTCCTGGGCCTGGAGTTCAACTTAGAGCGGCTGTTCGCCTCTCGGCGGAAGATCGGCACGGCCGGCACGATCGACCTGCTCAACTTCGTCGTCGGGTTCGCCCTCGGCTGGGTGCTCTTCGACGGCGCGTTCGCCGCGTTCCTCGTCGCCGGCATCGTCTACATCTCCTCGTCGGCGATCATCACCAAGTCGCTGATCGACCTGGGCTGGATCGCGAACGACGAGGCGAACCCGATCCTCGGCATCCTCGTCTTCGAGGACCTCTTCATCGCGATCTACCTGGCGATCGCGACGGCCCTCGCGACCGGCGGTGGCGGCGCCGGCGAGGCGCTATCGTCGGTCGCCGTCGGCATGGGGTTCATCCTCGCGCTGCTCGCCTTCGTCGCCGTCGGCGACGCCGTCTTCCAGCGACTGCTCGAGGACGCGTCCCACGAGATCACCGTCATCCGGACGCTCGGCGTCACGATCCTGATCGCCGGCGGCGCCTACGCCCTCGGCGTGAGCGAGGCGGTCGCCGCCTTCTTCGTCGGGATGGGCTTTTCGGCGACCGACCACGTCCACGACCTCGAACGCCTGCTGGAACCGCTCCGCGACGCCTTCGCTGCGCTCTTCTTCCTCTGGATCGGGCTGCTCACCGACCCGACGACGTTCGGGCCGGTGCTCGGGCTCATCGCCGTCGCGGTCGTCCTCACCACGGGCTCGAAGCTCGTCAGCGCGTACTGGGGCGGCCGCGTCTACGGTCTCTCGCCGCGGCGGTCGATCCGCGTGGCGCTCGGATTGACCACCCGCGGGGAGTTCTCGCTGATCGTCGCGAGCGTCGCCCTGACCGCGGGCGCGAACGGCGTCGTCCCGAACGGCGTCGCAGACGAGATCTACGCGCTGGCCGTCGGATACGTGCTCGCGATGAGCATCCTCGGGACGACGCTCATGGGCTACTCTGATCGGATCGAGTCGGCGCTCGTCCCGCGCCTCCCGGGCGGGTCGACGCCGGCCGGCGCCGGCGGCGAGTGA